The Virgibacillus sp. SK37 region TATTTCTATCAGGGTTCAACGAAATATCATTTGGAACAAATGTACCGTTCTTCATTACTTGTTCAATAACCGGATGCCTGCCATTCTTAATAGTTAGTGTATGATTAGAAGAAAAGCTTGGTCTTCGATAATTATTTGTTTCACTAACCGTTGCAAATGCCTGTAATACATCGACTTTACTTATGACATCAGCAATATGCTGTAACTGAGGTATATGCTCTTTTATTTGGTCCCTGATTTCTAGGAATAATTGATATTCCAACTCAACACTTTTTTCTTCTGCTTCTAAAATGAGCTGCTCTTTTTCTTTTAATTCCGGAGTAATATATCTCTCTGCGTTTGTAAGGGTCTGTTTTCGTTCATATTTACCCTCTGGCAGCAAATGCAGGTTTGCTTTAGTAACCTCTATATAATAGCCAAAAACCCGATTATAACCAATCTTTAAAGATTTAATGTTTGTCTCCTTCTTTTCTTTCTGCTCCAGCTCTGCTATCCATTGTTTTCCATTTCGAGAAGCATCCCTATATGTATCCAATTGTGCGTGATACCCATCTTTAATTATCGAACCTTCTTTAATGGAAATGGGCGGATTATCTACTAAACTCGTGTTTAATAAGTCTACCAACTTATCCGGAAATAGCAGCTGATCAGCTAGCCGGCTTATTTCCTCACCTTTAAACCCTGAAAGAATTTCCTTAATCTCAGGTAGTTTTTCAAGAGATTGTCTAAGTTGTACTAAATCTCTGGCATTTACATTTCCAAATGCCACTCTGCCTGCTAACCGTTCCATATCATATACAGACTTTAATACTTCTCTTAGCTGGTCACGCTCCATAAACGCTTGCACAAAACCCTCTACTATTTCAAGTCTCTCCTCAATCTTTTTTTGGTTTAAGAGAGGACGTTCCAGCCATTTTTTTAATAGTCTGGACCCCATTGCAGTTGCTGTCTTATCAAGCACCCATAGCAGACTACCATGTTTCCCTTTTTTAATAATAGTTTCAGTTAATTCCAGATTTCTTTTTGAATACATGTCTAATGACAAATGTTCCTGCAATTCGATCACTTTTGCTTGCTGTAAATGGTGTAAAGAACGTTTCTGTGTGTGTTGAACATAATTCAATAACCGGCTGAAGGCTTTTAATAGCCTTTCATCATTTAAGTTCTCGCAAAGATCACGGTATTCAGCATTAAAGTCTACAATATCCTGATAGGATAAGGTTACATGCAACTTACCCTGTAGTTGTTGTTGTAATTGTTCTGGTAGATGAGAAGAAATAACTATTTCTTTAATTGGCTGGTTATATAATTCGTGAATAACTGCATCCCATCCATCCATAATGAGAGCTAGCCTGTTTTCTCCTGTAGATAAATCATGATAAACAACTACATACGATCCGTCCTGAAAATGGGAAAGGCTGGCTATATAATTATTCTCTCCTTCACGAAGCATTCCTGATTCCATAACAGTACCTGGAGTAATAAGTTGAACCACTTCTCGTTTTACCACACCTTTTGCTGTCTTCGGGTCTTCAACTTGTTCACAAATTGCTACTTTATATCCCTTTTCAATAAGTGTTTTAATATAATTTCCCGCAGCATGGTATGGAACTCCGCACATGGGTATAGGTTCTTTTTGTCCTGAATCTCGCTTCGTAAGAGTGATCTCCAGTTCTCTGGATGCTTGAATTGCATCATCAAAAAACATTTCATAGAAATCACCAAGTCGAAAAAATAAAAAAGCATCTTTGTTTTCTGCTTTAATTTTTAAATATTGCTCCATCATCGGTGTATATTTTGCCATCATTTTTCCTCCACTTACCCATTTATTCTTTTGTCATTATAGCATATTTACCTTCATTTCGACGAATAACGCACAAGTAAGAAAGACAGATGTTGCCCCATCCTTTAAGATCGCTTGTCCGACCTTTACCTCCGCTTAATCGCCTTTCATTCTCAATAAAACACTAGGAAAACCGAAACAATAGATTTTTTCTTTTTTATTGTTCAAAAATAAAATACGAGGAATTAAATCCTCGTATTTAGAGTTAGTCTTTATGATCCATGAATTCAGGATCTACGTTACTTAGCTCATCGTCAGTTAATTCAAAATCCCATCCATCGTCATCTTCATCGTCGTGATCTTTCTCCCAATGTGGGTTTACTTTGACAGAAATTTTTGTCTCACCAATTACTTGAACAACAAATTCCCTTTCTATTTCTACAACAATTTTATGTCCTTTGTTGGAGATTTTGCACTCAAGGCAGTTAGGTTGTTGAACCACCTTGGCAATGACATCAAACTCATCATTTATGCAATGCTCATCTTTAACGGAGAGCGGAATAACATCACAATAAGTGACCCTTTCGGTGACTACTTCTGTTTTCGTATTGTCATTGTACGAATACCAGATGTTTATATCATAACTACCATTGATCTCAACGGTGTCCTCCGACTTTTTCTTAGCATTGTATAAATGATTAATTACCCAGCACCCAAGTATGCTTGACGGCTTATGGGTTGGCGTAATCGAATGGGATGTTTGAGTGAACTTTTTCCCTTTACCACAAACGGCTTTCGTAATGATTTCTCTATAGTCACGGTTTAGAAAAGTCATAGCTACTTTTACCTCCTCTTTGTTCATAATCATTTTATGCAAGACAAATACCTAAAGTGCATAACATCTGAATAAGAAAAAGAGGAATAAATAAAGAAAAAGTTCAGCAACCGTTTAGCCACATATAAAAGTTAATTTTAATAACGATCATTTTGGAAATCGTTGTTTGCTTATTTTAGAAAAAGAAATAAAATTTGCTAGATGCTACGGTTATAGATTGACATGGCTGGTCGAGCATATGAACACTACTATGTAAAAGAGAAAACCAGAAAAAACAAATTGTTTTTTCTGGTTTTCTTTCCTTAATGACCGCAACCCATGCTATTTTGCTGTTTTGAGCCTGTTTCTCCTGCAAGGAGATCTCCACCTGTGGATTCAATTACATTATTTGTTACCTCTCTTGCTATGGTTCCTGAAACTAACTGTAATACATCATTCACAACAACCTGTGTTTCTTTAAATTCCTGTACAACAGGAATTGCGTCGATTTCTTCTTGTAATCGGTCAATTTCTGCTTCTACCTTCTTTAAAGCTTCTGATTTTCCATAAGCCTGGAAGTTTACAGCTTGTTTTTGTAGTGCCTTTATTCGTTTGATCAGTTGCTGTACTTTCTGGTTTTCATTTATCTTTGCCTCTACCTGCTTAAAACGGTCAATCTCTTCTGTACTAGCAAGCATACTCGCTAACTTTTTTGCTTCATCTAATATTTCTGTTCGTGTATATTGAGCCATATCAGTTCACCTCTACTGTATTTTCTACCATGATACCATTTAATGACCATGTCTTCGCTTCTGTTATTTCAACATCTACAATTTTTCCTATTGCTGATTTTGGTCCTTTAAAGTTAACCAGCTTATTTCTTTCCGTATAGCCGGCAAGTACATCTGGATCCTTTTTACTTTCTCCTTCTACCAATACGCTAACAACTTGCTTGTCATACTTTTTCATTGACTCTGCCGATTGCTTATTTACCAGTTCATTGAGTCGGTATAAACGTTGCTTTTTAACATCCTCTGGAATATCATCTTTCTTTCGAGCGGCCGGTGTGCCCTCACGTGGTGAGTATATAAATGTATATGCTGCTTCAAAACCGACTTCTTCCACTAAAGTCATTGTTTCTTCAAATTGTTCATCAGTTTCATTAGGGAAACCAACAATAATATCTGTGGTTAAAGTGGCGTTCGGCATGGCTTTCCGTATTTTATGAACTAATTCCAAATATTCCTCACGTGTGTATTTACGGTTCATTTTTTTCAAGACTTCACTGCTTCCGGATTGTACAGGTAAATGAATATGATCTAATAGGTTACCGCCTTTTGCTAATACTTCGATTAAACGGTCATCAAAGTCTCTTGGGTGAGACGTCGTAAAGCGAACACGCGGAATATCAATTTTATGAATGGCATCCATTAAATCACCCAATCCATAGGCCATATCATCAAAATCTTTCCCATACGCATTTACATTCTGCCCTAGAAGAGTTACTTCCTGATATCCCTGTGCGGCTAAATGACGTACTTCCTGAATAATATCCTCTGGTCTTCTGCTTCGCTCTTTTCCGCGTGTCATAGGGACAATACAATAGGTACAAAACTTATCACAGCCGTACATTATGTTAACCCATGCCTTGATTTTCCCTTTACGGGCTTTAGGTAGATTTTCAATTACATCTCCCTCTTTTGACCACACTTCTATTATCTTTTCCTTACCAAACATAGCTTCTTTAACCAGGTGCGGCAATCGATGTATATTATGTGTACCAAAGATCAAGTCAACATGCTGATGCTTTTTAAGAATTCTATTTACAACAGATTCTTCCTGTGACATACACCCACAAACACCAAGAATGAGATCAGGCTTTTCCAACTTCAAAGGTTTTAAATGTCCGATTTCACCGAAAACTTTATTCTCTGCATTCTCACGGATAGCACATGTATTGAGCAAAATAATATCTGCTTCTTCTGTTTCGGTTGTTGATTCATAACCCATCTCGGTTAAGATGCCAGCCATGACTTCTGTATCATGTTCATTCATCTGACACCCGTATGTACGGATGAGAAACTTTTTACCTTCACCTATGTTTTCCATATCTTCAGGAATCGCAAAATCATAATGCACATTTACTTTGTCTCGCCCACGCTTACGTGCTTTATTTAAATTTGGAGGCTCATAAGTAGTCTCAAAATACTTCGCGAAATCTGCACTTGTTTTTTCACTAAGTGGTTTTTCCTGGCCGGATTTTCTGTCCGCGGCGTCCACTTGTTTAATTTGTGCTTGTTCTTTACGCTGTTGTTCGTTCATTAAAGAAACTCCTTTCAATTTTAACAGGGTTATACATTATTCCAGTATAAGCCCTATAAACAAAATTAACAATATGTAACCAAATAGCTAATAAGATAATTTCGCTTACCTTATAATAATTTAATAAAATTGTCATAATCACCAATTGAGTAATAAAAACTATATTTTGATTCAATTTTTTACTATTGCTAATGTTTGGGGTGAAAAAACATTCTCCCGTACATTCATAGTAGGAAACTCCGAACTAAAGTATACCTCATTTTAAGAAAGCGGATGGACCCATTGATTTCCGCAGGTAAAATTAAGCTGAGGAAAATACGTAGACTCCTTGAAAATGAAAGCACACATTTTCTTCGTGCGATGTTAAGCTAACGAAGCCTTACTTGTTCTGGGAGAGCTGAGGCATAGGTGAGACCCCGGAATTCGATTTAAAGGTTGGAAGGCTAAAGTCGGGTCGTCGGGTCGCAACGCCTTCATGACCAACATCGTGTTGTCCCGAGGCTCATCAGCCGCCCCCGAAAAGCGCAGTATTTTCCATAGCTGTGGTGTAACCAGAATCATTGTTTCAGCGAGCTTTCTTGTAAAAAAGCTAATTTTCATATCCTAATCAAGTTACTTCCGAATCATTGGTTAACTCTAATAGCTATTGAGACATTTTTATAGTTCCTTAACCAATCAAAAAGCAGTATTACGTTTAAGCGTAATACTGCTGCTTGCTTCTGGATAAATAAGCTACCTTGGTTCAATAATAAGTTTAATAGCGGTTCTTTCTTCATTATCAATCATGATGTCAGTAAAAGCTGGTATACAAATAAGATCTACTCCACTTGGTGCAACAAATCCGCGGGAGATGGCTACTGCCTTAACTGCTTGGTTTAAAGCACCCGCACCAATCGCCTGAATTTCTGCTGATCCACGTTCACGTAAAACATTTGCAAGTGCACCTGCTACTGAATTTGGATTTGATTTTGCTGAAACCTTTAATACGTCCATTACTAGTACCTCCTTGATTTCCTATTATAGTTCTATTTC contains the following coding sequences:
- a CDS encoding outer spore coat protein CotE; protein product: MTFLNRDYREIITKAVCGKGKKFTQTSHSITPTHKPSSILGCWVINHLYNAKKKSEDTVEINGSYDINIWYSYNDNTKTEVVTERVTYCDVIPLSVKDEHCINDEFDVIAKVVQQPNCLECKISNKGHKIVVEIEREFVVQVIGETKISVKVNPHWEKDHDDEDDDGWDFELTDDELSNVDPEFMDHKD
- the mutS gene encoding DNA mismatch repair protein MutS, with amino-acid sequence MAKYTPMMEQYLKIKAENKDAFLFFRLGDFYEMFFDDAIQASRELEITLTKRDSGQKEPIPMCGVPYHAAGNYIKTLIEKGYKVAICEQVEDPKTAKGVVKREVVQLITPGTVMESGMLREGENNYIASLSHFQDGSYVVVYHDLSTGENRLALIMDGWDAVIHELYNQPIKEIVISSHLPEQLQQQLQGKLHVTLSYQDIVDFNAEYRDLCENLNDERLLKAFSRLLNYVQHTQKRSLHHLQQAKVIELQEHLSLDMYSKRNLELTETIIKKGKHGSLLWVLDKTATAMGSRLLKKWLERPLLNQKKIEERLEIVEGFVQAFMERDQLREVLKSVYDMERLAGRVAFGNVNARDLVQLRQSLEKLPEIKEILSGFKGEEISRLADQLLFPDKLVDLLNTSLVDNPPISIKEGSIIKDGYHAQLDTYRDASRNGKQWIAELEQKEKKETNIKSLKIGYNRVFGYYIEVTKANLHLLPEGKYERKQTLTNAERYITPELKEKEQLILEAEEKSVELEYQLFLEIRDQIKEHIPQLQHIADVISKVDVLQAFATVSETNNYRRPSFSSNHTLTIKNGRHPVIEQVMKNGTFVPNDISLNPDRNMLLITGPNMSGKSTYMRQLALTVIMGQIGCFVPCEDAELIIFDQIFTRIGAADDLVSGQSTFMVEMLEAKHALSHATDRSLILLDEIGRGTSTYDGMALAQAIVEYIHNNLQAKTLFSTHYHELTILDESLPQLKNIHVRAEEYEGNVVFLHQIKEGPADKSYGIHVAKLAELPEELIDRASEILEKLENEGKPSSKVDNNESGQLSFFDEAQIPPKTVNEKQQGSSEKVIEDLREMDLFALTPLDAMNELYRLQKQVKKY
- a CDS encoding RicAFT regulatory complex protein RicA family protein, with translation MAQYTRTEILDEAKKLASMLASTEEIDRFKQVEAKINENQKVQQLIKRIKALQKQAVNFQAYGKSEALKKVEAEIDRLQEEIDAIPVVQEFKETQVVVNDVLQLVSGTIAREVTNNVIESTGGDLLAGETGSKQQNSMGCGH
- a CDS encoding stage V sporulation protein S: MDVLKVSAKSNPNSVAGALANVLRERGSAEIQAIGAGALNQAVKAVAISRGFVAPSGVDLICIPAFTDIMIDNEERTAIKLIIEPR
- the miaB gene encoding tRNA (N6-isopentenyl adenosine(37)-C2)-methylthiotransferase MiaB; amino-acid sequence: MNEQQRKEQAQIKQVDAADRKSGQEKPLSEKTSADFAKYFETTYEPPNLNKARKRGRDKVNVHYDFAIPEDMENIGEGKKFLIRTYGCQMNEHDTEVMAGILTEMGYESTTETEEADIILLNTCAIRENAENKVFGEIGHLKPLKLEKPDLILGVCGCMSQEESVVNRILKKHQHVDLIFGTHNIHRLPHLVKEAMFGKEKIIEVWSKEGDVIENLPKARKGKIKAWVNIMYGCDKFCTYCIVPMTRGKERSRRPEDIIQEVRHLAAQGYQEVTLLGQNVNAYGKDFDDMAYGLGDLMDAIHKIDIPRVRFTTSHPRDFDDRLIEVLAKGGNLLDHIHLPVQSGSSEVLKKMNRKYTREEYLELVHKIRKAMPNATLTTDIIVGFPNETDEQFEETMTLVEEVGFEAAYTFIYSPREGTPAARKKDDIPEDVKKQRLYRLNELVNKQSAESMKKYDKQVVSVLVEGESKKDPDVLAGYTERNKLVNFKGPKSAIGKIVDVEITEAKTWSLNGIMVENTVEVN